From the Planktothricoides raciborskii GIHE-MW2 genome, the window ATAGAAGCGGAGAAGCCCACACCAGACATCCCGACACCAGACATGGTTAGACCAGACATGGTGGGAACTGCCCACATCCCAACTCCAGAGGGGAAGACGTAGGAACTGACGGTTTCGATGGAGGGGATGGAACCGGGGACGTGAGAGCCGGGGACGTGCTGCATGGAACCAAACAGAGAACCTGCGACCCGCTGGGCTTCCACCCCTTGAGCCATGTCGAAGATTTGGTCGTAGATGGGGTTCTCGGCGTAGACCTTCTTGCTGGGGGGAACCAGAGTAAATAAGGTCTTGCTCCGCAGGTCTTCTTCCCAGTCTACGGTGATGAAGTGGTCTTCAATCCAGTCAGAAGGATAGACAGGAGGAATATGAACTTCAGCCGAACGAGCCAGAATCAGCCAGCGACCATCGGCGCAACGATAGCCAATGTCAATCACATAGTCGCGATCGCTTACGGGAATTGGCATATACCATTCGCGAGCCAATTCATCACAGGGATATTCCTGAATGCTGTGAGGGCTTTCGTATTCCAGGTTCACATCAGTGACATCGTAGATGCGGAGAGCCAGTTGTTGACCCCCTTTGCGGCGCATTTCTTGTTTATGCTCGTTGGTGACATCCCAGTAAGCATAAGCCCATTGGGGGTCACGGGGCATTAACACAATCCGGCTTTCACCATAGCCACCGGGCAGATCGCTGAGTTCTTCATCCACAGAAGCAAGAGTGCCACCAGTGCGATCGTCTTGACCTAATTCAAATTTTGCTGCTTCCACTTCTTCTTGCGCCTCCAATTGCGTATATGGATTTTGAGAAACTTTCGTTTTTTGTTTGTCTTGAATTGCTGACAGCAGTTGCGCTTTCCGCATCCGGCTGTAGCGAGAGATGCCTAATGCACTAGCAACTTTACGCAGTTGCCGCAATGTCATCTCTTCGAGCGGTGGGCGTTCTTTTGCCATTAATCTGGCCTCCGATAACTTTGATGGCTATTTGGTTGCGACTGGTTTGAACACCAAGTCAGTGCATATGAAATTGGTGCGATCGCGGCAACCCATAAAAGCCTACCTTGATCCGATCACGATCCCGTATATTTCCTAGGGGTTTTAGTAATCAACAATTCGGTGTAATGATCGACATAGAGATTGACGATATTTGACGATTTTGTCCTAATTACTAATCCATTGATTCTTAAAGAGCGATCGCATGAACTCCTGTTTTCTCATCACAGAAAATTGGTGGGAATGCAGGTAGCAATTATTTGCCTAAGCTGAAAAAATCTTTTTACCTGCAAAGGGAGCTTATCTAATTTTTTCACCATCTAATCACTTAACCCGATCAATTCCTTTCTCACCACCTGCATTCTTATCACCTCCATTTATAAAACTTATGGGAAATTTTATCGATTCACATTTTGTTACATTCAATACACTCTTTCTTTGGGATCATCGGGATCGCTTTACTAAGTAAATATTGCAAAAAATTTTCTATTCGATCAAGGGGGTGACAAGTTCATTCCAAGTAGATTTACGGATTCATAGGCAGATCGGGGATCATTTGGTTAATTTTTCTTGACATAAAGCCCGTCAAGCACGGTTCTAGAAGGCCAAAATGTCATATTTTCATAACAAATTAAGCCATAGTATCCTAAACAACAGACATTTGAGGGATCTACCTGGGCAAAAGCCGATGAAATGAGGTCGTGAAATTAGGCAGGAAAAAATGGCGATCGCCCCTAGCCGCCAGAAAACTCCGGCCGGCGTCGCCAACAAACTCCCTCAAAATAATCCAGATACCCGCTTTGGCATCAAATAAACACCAAGTACGAACCCGCGCATTCGGATATTAAATTTGGGGGTTAACACTTGTTAAATTATTGCCCGAAGGCGAAAGCCCCTACATCAAGGCTGAATCTCAGAAATCATTTCAGCATCGCCATGAAAGTCCTGTTAAAACTAATCGAAAAATCCTATAAACAGACAAAAAACCAGGCAATGCTTAA encodes:
- a CDS encoding DUF4912 domain-containing protein; this translates as MAKERPPLEEMTLRQLRKVASALGISRYSRMRKAQLLSAIQDKQKTKVSQNPYTQLEAQEEVEAAKFELGQDDRTGGTLASVDEELSDLPGGYGESRIVLMPRDPQWAYAYWDVTNEHKQEMRRKGGQQLALRIYDVTDVNLEYESPHSIQEYPCDELAREWYMPIPVSDRDYVIDIGYRCADGRWLILARSAEVHIPPVYPSDWIEDHFITVDWEEDLRSKTLFTLVPPSKKVYAENPIYDQIFDMAQGVEAQRVAGSLFGSMQHVPGSHVPGSIPSIETVSSYVFPSGVGMWAVPTMSGLTMSGVGMSGVGFSASMPPIRPRKFWLIADAELIVYGATEPDATVTIGGRPIKLNSDGTFRFQMSFQDGLIDYPIMAVAADGEQNRSIHMKFTRETPSRHTNTKEEAVEEWLA